ATAACGTGTAGTTTCAGGAAGGTACGAAGGAATAGGGTGAATCGTCATACGAGAATCGAAGAAATTTATGTGCAGGCTTTTGGTGATTTGATCGTTTTATGATAGATCGTTACTAAaaggataatataataataaaggataaaataataaatataattaataataataaaataaagtacaaaAATTGATCACAACAACGATAACAAAACGAGCCACAGAAAGTTACATACTCTTTTTCCATTAACCAAAGAATTCACAAAGTTTCCGAATTTGATCGAAATTATAGTTCGCTGTTGTTATAAAAATCGTACCAACGAACGATCCAATCATGgattacaatataataatcgATTAATCGCACTATCAAATTTCTAGAATCTACATTTTACGCCGTTCCGTTTACAGAATCCAATCGCCGATATCCGCAGTAATTAATCCGAAAGCGCGATGTGTACCGTGTCCAACGACAACACAAAGCATCCCATGTATCTTCCGCTGTATATTTCATCAGCGCTTAATAATTCTATTATCGTTAATATGCCAACGGCATAACCTCCATATCTCTATCGATAATCCATACATAATCGATCGATCATAGCCAGAAACAATTTCCAACAAGTAACTTCTCTGCTTCCAGATTCGTTGTAGACCGACGATCAAGATGAAATTATCCTGGATCTTTCACCATCTGTTGATTCTGACCATGATGTTTCCTACGAGCCTGGCAGCCTCGACGAGAATACGGAGCAGGAAGAAGCCCGTCAAAGAGACGAAAGAAGTGAACATCTGTGCGATCAGAGGCGTACAGGCTCCTATGTACTGTTACTGCGATAACAATGCCATTAGAAACGCCACGGAAGCCACTTGCGTCGTGTTGAGCCGGTTCAGCATTAACGATCCAACATGGAATTATTTCGTCTCGCAGATCTTCTTACAGAAGCTAAAGATCGTGGTTCGAACGCCAAACGGATTGGAATACATACCGGTTCAACTGCTGAAACAGCTGAAGAACTTGCAGAAGATCACGCTCCAAGATGCCAACATCGACGAGCTGAAGGAATCCGCGTTCTCAAACCTTCCTACGATCACAGAAATCGATTTGAGCGCGAATTCCATTTCGACGCTGAGGACGCACGCGTTTGAGAACATGAAGAATCTAATCGTGATCTTCTTGAACTCGAACCGGATCACCGAGATCAATAGGTAGGATCGCTCTTTATTTTGTTAAGCTCTGTTTTAAATTCCTTCGCACATTTATATTTGACATGTTTCGAGTAGAAATTTTTTAGAATCGCAGTCCttgagaaataattttaatagttttatatttgaGAAAATATCTTTGATAAATGATCGAAGTTATCGTTGGCTACCGTGGAATAATGTTAGTAATTCGAGATTACCTTTTTTATTTGAGAAAACACCCACAATTATACTACTTCAtcttataattcatatttttacaaatacaacTAAAATAGTAGACACCAAATAGGCATTTGTTTCGcttacaaaatattacaagagatactttggatattttatacatttttgcatattagcTGCGTTATTCTCtgcatttttctatttaaatccCCTTTGAAtcttccataaatgcataagaaTTCAGAGTCTACCGATAACCTATAGTACTCAAATAGTACTTAAtgagaaataatttcaataattcagGCTAGACGATTATCAAAGTTCACATTAGCAAAAATATTTGTGATAAATAATAGATGTTACTATAATTGAAATAACTTTAACAATTCGAGGTTACCCCGCTGTTAGTTAAACAGTTACCTGAATTGGTTAAACAAGAATCGCTGGTTGCACAATTTACCACACATAAACGTCGTTCGATGATGTTCGAATATCCCCTTTCCTCACCCTTTGTAATTCCGGCTGATTCGTTCAATTACGCTCTATTACGGAGTCTGAGCTCGAGTAAAGTGAAAATGTCTTCCTCGAAGGGAGCGTTTTACGAGCCGACTGCATAAATTGCCGTGGAATTTCGCGATGCGCCGAGAATTCGCGTTTCGGAAAATCAGAGGACTCCTCTAGCAAATCGAATCGACTCCTCGAGTTAGAATATCTCGAAATACGCGGAGTACGCGATGTGTTCGTTTCGTTAATCGTCGATTAGGCGATTACTGACTACATATAATGTgtgattaaatatatattaatattcaggaaaatttaagaataatttgATCAGATATTCATTGGTAGAGTTATGAAACTTTATTTTCGAGAGATTCGTTAGATTGTTCGTTACTGGACCGATCGAAATACTCCACAAGTCTGATCTTAGTTCTTGCCCTAAGGAATATTCTGTTCATCAATTTCTAACGTAATTTTCACCGTTACTTACGTCTTTTATATATGCGATAATTTATTCGTCCTATCTTTCGTACAAAGTCTTtgctttattttcttaaatatttttatagcgtATTCATAATCTAATTATAATCTAATATTTTCTTCctatcaaaatataatatttttctttataaagaTGGAGCAAAACGATATATGTAACATCTGTAATTGTTTGTTTTTCCCGTGGTAATTGATGGGGTAAAAATGAATAACCGAGCAAAGTAGTTGATTGTCGCAAACGGATAGAAGCTTGTGGTAGCTTGttagattaaattattatcttgTTCATCCCTTGGGGGCTGTATGGTAAAGTGTTAAAGAATGATGGAAGCGACGAAGAATTATGAAGTATTTAATTCCGCAACGATACATTAAAAGTGACAAAGAACGAGTCATTAagtattttttttactttttgttcgtttaattcatagataaattttatacgatatattttataacatagaACACGTAATTCAACGTTAGAGATATTTTCAGTGTCCATTAATTAAGTACATTAAGTTATGAAAGATAATATAACAGATATTAGCATAGATATTGGCAGGTAATATATTCTTTGATAAATTTGGACAAATTATACTAGGTATTAtttgaaatgatataaattcataaaataaaatacatgtgATTAGTTAATGAACAAAGCttcaaatagaatatttattagaagATAGGAACACAATGTCTGACTAAACCTCGATCTGTTTCACTTACACGCTTCGGTCCTCTTCACTGCAGTTTCTCTTGTATGTATGTAAGCACAAGTTAAAAATTGTACTCGCGATACTCATAGCTTTCGATTAAAGTTAAAGTTGTTAAACTTAATGACAAgttaataacagagattaaGTCGAGCAATGTGTACTACGCGAATTGATCAATTACATTTACACGACAAAGTGAACAGAGTTTATAAAGTGCACCTGGCAATTAACAGTTAATCGATAAAACATAGTTAACCGGTTAACCGGTTAACACAGTTCCATTCGTGTGTACCGACCACATTAACGTGATCAGAGCAAACTTATCGAAGTcgttaataaacaattaaatcAAACAATCCAAGTTTAGCTTGCCGATGAAATTAATGGAACGCAAATATGACTGATGTGAAAGCAAAACAAAATTCTGTTTGTACGTACAGGGTAATACGCCAGAAACAGATTCTACTCAAATCTACCTACCTAACTTTATTGTCAACTTAATCGAATCTTTCGAGCATATTTTGcgatataataaattacaataattacgagttcaattaattaaatcgcTATATATGAACAACCAACGACAACTTACGCGATACATTGCGTGCGTGTACAGAACGTATTGTAATTGGAAAAAGTAtgctttttaattacattttagataattatttaattaaatgaaattgtaatatttgGACAACCAACGACGATTTTCCATTTATCGATAAAGTTTACGCATATACACGCTGTAATTAAACAAGCGTAGTCTTAATTCGATGATCAAAGTCCATATATTGCCATACTTGTCGTACTTTCAAGATTCTGATTAAACGAATGAGAAATCTAGAAAGCGAACAACGTTGCCAGCATTCGTAACGGTATATGCATTATGATTTCCTATCTGGCGTGCGAAACGCGACTTGGGGTGCATACCGAACGCATTATCAGGCGTCGAAAGTTGCAACTGGCGGCTCGTTATCGACGAAAAGTCTGAGGGTGTCGCGCGCGTGATCGCGCGAGTACTTGCAATCTCTGCATCGCGCCGCGCTCTGTAACATCATAAATAATCGTTGACGCTCGATATGAATGCAGTCACGCGATAGAAACGCGGACAATAAGGCGGGGAATCTCGATCGCTCGACTTTCGTCTAAACGCGGTCGCTTAGGGTAAACGCGGATAGACGACAAAAGATTGCTCGATGGGGGAGTATCCTGCCTCTGTGTAGATTTCTCGAGAATATTCTGAAAGGTTGAAAGGTACCGAAGCGAAGAATATGCGGGTTTAATTGATCGAAGGGTTGGATTAATCGTTGGAAGTGTTTCGAGAGTGTTTTAGAAGTACTTAGGTTGATTGATTTTTTATCTCGCGGCGAGTGACGTGTTTTAAATTGATTTCAGATTACTTTTTAGCCTTCTTAAGATTGGCCCGAGATAAACTAGGGGTTAGACATCACCGtgtgattatatttttatatacaaaggGGAGGAACgaatttatgtaaatctatttgaattttatagGCTAGTAAAGAGCGTAGGAGTAAATAATCTGTACGTTTTAAATTTTCTCAGGATCGATGTGAGGTAAGATAGGAATTGGAAATTACGAtgtgattatatttttattttcgaagGAACGACTGAAAAATTTCTACGATTTTGCTGTATATTTATCGAACGAATTTTGTAGAATGGAGACGTTTGACCCGTATCGAGTTGGTTCTATACGTAATAGTTTACGAGATGCTTAATAATGAGGATCGCGTTTTATGTGCCGATACACGAAGCATTCGTGACTTTACTGCTGCTTCAAGGAAAGATATGGACCGAATAGCTGTAGTAATAGATTTATATTCCTGTAGGAGCATTACGTATATTCTTTCTTTACGTTCAATATCACTCctgttaaatatacaatttatatatttcgataaaaagCATAGTACTTCTTATTgacaaatattttagaaatcgcGACGCGTCCGTACAAAATTTCAACGTGATTCACTTCTTTTATCTATCTATGAAACTTCGTAAGaacatacttcataacgtaaaaataattcatataCCTTATTTATGAGCAAATACAATTACTATTTTAAAGTCGTTGTTTCAAAAAATAGATTATTCTTCCGCGTAATATTCTTTCTGAAACTTATAAGCTTTGAAAAATGCTTTCTGCTTTATTCTGTCTAGTATCTGGAACAGTATTCGCTATTGTATCTCTTCTACCACTTGCCTTACTATTTTACAGAATTCTTTCTCCTGTTATTTCCCTCGACACTTCTATCACATCGATTTTCCGAATTGCCCTATacctgaaaataaaaaatattaaacattaaaatataaacatatcaAATCCCATTTTTACTCCACATAACACTACGTATCCACTGCGTTTAATCCAATGCGAATCACGCATCATCTTTCTCCAAAAGTTCCAAGTTCCTCGCAACAAACCACTCGGAATCATTCGAACCGAGCCACAGCAGCAACTCCAAAGCACAAGCATCAAAAGTCAGCAACCTCGTCCTTCTTGAAACAAAACAACTGCTCCTTAAGGAGTGCATCCCTATCAACGTCGAAGCTCCGACATCGATTCGATACACCAAGTATGTCGTTCGTGTTGCGCGGCACCATTAACACGGTCATAAAGCATTCTCCTGGTGCAACTTCTTCCCGAAACCTCCGTCTCTTCCATCATTCTCGCAGCTCGTCTTGTCATCTTCGTTTAACCCTAGCGATACGATGGCTGCTTCATTCCAGACCCAGTCAAAATGTTGAAATCACCCTTTCGGGTAACTTGCATACAAAAACGAATTGATTATTTGGGACTTTTCGAATTGATTATTTTAGGAAGTTGTTAATTCTGCTCGTTCAATTTCCAGAGAGACGTTCATCAATCTACCATCGATAAAGATGCTCTGCCTGAACGAGAACAACATCAGCACGTTGCACGACAAGGCGTTCAAGCATCTGACTACTTTAGAAGAACTGCAGCTAGTCGACAATCAGATCAAAGTCATCACTGCCGACAGTTTCCACGGTTTGAAAAGTCTGCTGAAGCTGGACATGCGTAACAATTTGATCGCCATGATTGGCGATAGAACTTTCATCGAGTTGGTCTCGTTAAAGCAGCTGGACCTCGACCAAAACGAGATTGAGTTTATTTCGGAGAAGGCGTTGGATGGAATGGTAAATTTGCAGAAGTTGCAACTTTGTGATAATAAGTTGGTCACCCTGGAACCGAATTTCCTGGCCGGTGCAACGGGAATTTACACGCTGGATTTGCGGGATAATTTGCTGATGACCTTCACCTTCGAGAATGTCAAGCCAATTCTAACTAATTTGTACAACACCACAAGCTTCTTTTACCTGAGCGGTGAGTAACGGTTTCGTTCTACATTTTTTAGATAGTTGTCCGATTTTGAAGTTCCTGTTAATTCGTTGActaaatataaagaataatagGAAGTGTGTTAAAAATTGCGCACATCGTTTTAATAAACTGTAAGTTTAGAATAATTTGCCGGACATTTACGAGCTGAAGCAATAATCCTATAAAGCGTGTCAATTGCATACTCAATTAGAAAAGCGAAATTgcgaaagcgaaagcgaaaaGCGAAAGTATAAAAATTCTGGGCTGGAATAATCCAGGATAGAAATTCCATAAAAATAACGAGAACGGAGATTACGAAATGGCGATCGACTTTGGTGACCGCAATTTTACGATCGGCAAAAATTCAACTCTCAGCGGAACTCTGACGAAAAGCCCATAACAATTTTATGGAGACCCTCCACGTCGAATACTTAACACCTAATACACCTATAAAATCGCCGGTCAGGAAATTGAGATTCATCGTTCGTAATTGGTTGATGAAAACGCTGCAACTTTCTTCTCGTTGACGCTTAATAGATAATTTTCTAACGATCCTATAATGGCTGTCGTTAAGGGATATCCCACGCGAATATCTGAAATCTCTTCGGTCGACTTACGCGCCCGGTAATTGCCCTTTAGCCGAGCGATCGGGATACGATGTTATCGTGCGTGGAAATCTTTAATTTTCATGGTTAAACGAGCGATGCGTGCCAATTTTCTGACCACTCGAGGGTTGCAACCCCCCTGTCACGGTACCTTCTCCATTCTAACTATTATCTGCTATTTTATGGGCCGACTTATCCGTGAATATATCGCGAAACTATGCCCTCTTCTCGATTCTTGACAATTGCTTTCATTCCTCTTTTTAGTTTTCACTTTATTTTACATCGCTCACAGGTATGCAGAAGCATTTTGTATTCACAATTCGCGTGAAATACGTGCTGTTTATTTTGATGTCAATGATATTATATCGTATGATTAATTTGCTTTAAAATAACACGGGGCGTTATTTTAAAAAAGCAACcagaaaatgttaataattttgttGATACATTTTTACAAGTATTTCTCAACTGCTTATAATGTAAATGTACATACGTCTTGTCAGAATTTAATCGGTTTCTATTGTCCTTACAATATGCCGCgtatttctatgaaatatttGCAGAAAATATATTCCTGTGTGGATATAATCGAAGTATTCGGTTGGTTCGTTATCTGTTCTCTAATTAAGAAAGATTCGAGACTATTTTAGTAAATATATGTCGTGTGTTTCATTTTGGTAATCGTGGGGTTAATGGGAGGCAAGTTTAGGAGGAGTTCTAATGAGTTTCGCTTCGCTTTCGTAAATTTAGATTTACTCGACTTTCACTTAGATAAATTTGTGCGGctcacgaaaaagaaaaaaatctccGCGAGTAAATCATGTATGATTAATTCCGTTGCAATTACCGGATGTTCAAACTAAACAAAATATAGGAGAAAAAGTAAAAGGTAAGTGGAAGGAAGTTTCTTTACCGAAGGAAAATTCCTCTTCGAAAATCTCGCAAGGAAAAGAGATAAACCGTTCATGCACGATACAAACCTATTCATAAGTATCAGGATTCCTGTTGTCCTTGCGCAAAACGTCATAGTTGATCAATCGTTGTTTGTTGCGGAACCACAATCGCAATTTTCTTTGATCTGCTATTTTCGAATCGAACATCCTGCGTCAAGCAGGATTTCGCACGAAGAATTTCATACGAGAAATTCacgagaaatctatttttcttgaTTGTCCAATTTCCTTTCAAAATACACACGATTAATTCTAAGATcatataaaacgagagaaattgCTGTAATATAAAGTTGATAGGTAAAAtggatttttaaattgttcTGCTGTAAAAGACACGTACGAGACCTTTACAGGCTAATATTTCAAACGAGGTTTAATAATTTGTCAGGTTTACCTCGTTTTTCTCTAGATGTTCTGATAGTCACGAACAGACGTGTACATGGAACAAAACCTACAAGTTTCCATCGACTCGTCGTAGGCGTACGTGCATCGCGATCAAATCTCAATGAAATACCTCCGCAATCCTTCATCTCGTGGCCTGACGaacgataaaatgataaaaaaaaaaaacaaaaaaaaaaaaggattatTTCCCATCGGAGCTGGCCCCCTCTAGTTTGAAATGTAAATAATCCCTGGCAAAATATTTCCAAGCGGCGTGCAGTTTCCGATATCGCAGAGGTTGGTCTGTCTCTCGCAGCGCGTTCTATCCATCCTGAAATTACCATAGAGCGACAAAAAGGCCGCCTCTGACCATTGTCTGTCTTTTGAGAAGCGCAACGATAACTGTGGTCTATTTTCGACCGTTCAACACTAACGATAAGACTCGTATAGCTGCGAAAATTTTGTCTTCTCAAGATACTCACTGCACCAACTATATCGGTTGTATCTCGGTTATTCTTAAGCCTTTAGAATCTCGTCGCATTCATATGGTAATTTGGCATTAAATACGACTTTCAGAAAAGTTATGTGAACCAAGTTGAAGGAACAGACAGCGTGTCGTtgatacaaatattttgaatgtcaaaacattaaaaaagaTATGGAGTAAAAAGTTGTTGCTAACGAGTATTTGAAGATTCTTTCGTACAATTTTAACCAACCTCACTTTACTGTAATCGAGATATAGCAAATTTGATGTATCATATTTTGATTAACATCGAGAATCTTCAACAAAACTGTACATTTAAAACTTTATCATTCTCATCTCAGAATtcaacgatataaataattgattCCTCTATTATTGACGGTTGTAAAAACATCGAACGTGTATCCAGCGACGAACATTCACCGAAGTGATGGGACTCTAAAATTCacgaaaattcaatatttttctgtaaaaaaaatatcgaaagaaatatCACGAAAATTCTAATCATGAAAAACTGATAGAGAATCCTCGAAACGCATTAAAATTCTAGGATACACTGTGATATTCTACGATATATCGAGCTTTAAAAAACATCCGTCTACTTCTTTTGGTATCCCCGGAAATAGCCAAAATACACGTTCGAACTACAAGCAGGCCAAGGGAGCTTCAAGTGTCAAAACGTTTTACGGGGCTGCAAAACTTGCCTTCGTACCGAACGAGTTAATTGAATTGGACGAGACAGGCCGAAAAGCTGACCAAGTTCCTGGCAAATCCTGTCCAGGACGACGATTTCGCggcaagaaatttcgaaaagcATAACTTTAATAAGAGAACCGATGGACGTCAGACAGTGGGTCGTCGACCCTCTAGCACTTGACAGCTTCGAATGCGGGTACCGTAAGGTTTGGCGATAGGAAGGAAGCGGTAAAACGAAACAATTTTCAGAACGAAGTTTCTAAGGAAGGCAAAAATTTCCTGATGGAACTTGCATATTCATGATGACACTTGGTAGAACGTtcgagtattttttatttttaatgttccAGTTAACGAATCTATAATCGTGGAAATTCTTTATTTGGTTATGCTTCCGGTTTTATTTGTACAACGTCTGAAAAGACATGTGACACGATTTCAGACGAAATTTAGATTCGTCGAGTTCGCGATTTTGATATTACTCGATGGTTCCGATTATTCCGTTTCTCAGTAATGTTACATTTTTTACCTGTTATTTCATTGTTTCGTCCTGAATGGATTTATATGACTTGCAATTTGTGGAGAAGAAGAATGGCCTGttatgtgcaaaaatattttacctTTTTAAAACGGGCAGTAAATCCAAGAAGTTTTGTATGATACCAATGGAATATCAATATTGTGGCAAACGATATTTTGATAATATTCAGCGATAGATGAATgaaaaaaacatatatttaatcgtTAAAAAAGTGGAACAGATAAAAACAATGATACTAGTTAACAGTGTATCGAATTTTACAGTTGTTCTCTTGTAAAAGATAGAAAGTGATCTTCATTTATACCGACGCGTTTCAAGTTTGTGATTAATAATGAATATCGAAATAATTCGAAGCCAAAGATTCTTTGTGTCAGCACAGAATAATAGATGTATTTTTCATCCAATTTTCTAAGTATTTAATGCAACATTCTAGTTATCattaatctaattttaaaatCGGATAATAGACGGAACGTATGACTTTTCAATATCGCTTGTATGTAATTTTAAAGAGCGCGGACTTTACGAGCCGATAAAACGATTACGAAACAAATGCAGTCGAAAGTAACAATGATAATTTTGGTATTATATTGCTAAACGAAATAGCttgatgataatgataatactTTTAATCAATGTTTGAACAGCGAATTCAATTAAGGATGATCATTTCGCTAAAGCAGTACACCGGAAACGTATATTGAATTAAACAGCTTTAATATTAACTCGGCTCGTCTAATTTCGACAATCTAGTgatcattaattaatattaacaggTAGAATTGAATCGAACGTTATTACACGCGGATAAAATCTTCTGccttatataataaaattattagataTTGTTATTACATTGGTACACGTATGCAATGTCATATCTTCACatatattatcaataatttaattaatccttAATTAATAGCTTCAAATCTTAACAATTTCTTCcaaatatcatatatttaatagaagtaACTTTCGTAGGATTTAAAACACTTTCCCAATATCttttagaaaaaggaaaaaatcaatttttcacgCTTCTTAGGTGCACATTTTTCTTCAAGCTGTATttgggaaaatataaaaaagatagtgggaaatatataaaaaaaagaggagagacGATTCAATTGAAAGTTTTCAAGGTTTCGTTCAGTTTATTCGACAGCCGGCAACAGGCATATATTATTATCGAATTTAAAATAGCTATCATGCAcggatataaaattcatataaagtTCTCTAATTCGCTAATTTATTAAAACTTGCAGATATCGATATCTCAGATATTTCACATATTCGAAATCCCCCGATCGATTCTTCAACGAAAAATTAATGGAACGTTTCAGAAACTCCAATTATGATTTTATTGTTCCTAAAGAACAACCGTTGTTACGAAACAGCCGTCTACCCAGtcaattttgcaaaatttacaCCCGTGGATGTTAGATTCGAGTTGCGGAGTTTAATGATTATCGTCGTTTcatgaaataaattagaaaGTGATCTGAGAATTTCGACTTTAAAACGCATCTCCTCCTATCACCACGACAAATCACGTCCCATTTACGAATGAATCACGTTTCAAGCGGATTCCCGCTGATGTAGAGTCATCAAATATACATGGCGCATTAAATTCGAACGAACCTGCAGAGGATTCTATTAAAAAGGCTATCTCTGTACTTCGCTATTCGCTTGGTCGTGTTTCGATTACGAATTAATAGAAGTGTGTGCttgcttttatatatataaattctacAGAAGGTATATACATAGATACAGCGGTGCACAAAAGTATATTTAGAATAGAAAGCTTTTTTGAATACATTATATATGCATGaaccaatatatatattatttttacatttcattaGTGGTTATTTGTTGCGAATTATTTagacatacgtatgtatattctCAAATATTTAAGGTAGAAATtggtaaatttgtaaatttgagaACAGGAGGAATTGAAAAGTATTTAATGAAGAATTTAACGAGCATGactagaaaaatgtaaaataatctaAGATAaatgtgaaatcgttatttaACGCGGTCGTGGTCTAAATTGTATTCAA
This genomic window from Bombus terrestris chromosome 9, iyBomTerr1.2, whole genome shotgun sequence contains:
- the LOC100643941 gene encoding connectin isoform X1 encodes the protein MKLSWIFHHLLILTMMFPTSLAASTRIRSRKKPVKETKEVNICAIRGVQAPMYCYCDNNAIRNATEATCVVLSRFSINDPTWNYFVSQIFLQKLKIVVRTPNGLEYIPVQLLKQLKNLQKITLQDANIDELKESAFSNLPTITEIDLSANSISTLRTHAFENMKNLIVIFLNSNRITEINRETFINLPSIKMLCLNENNISTLHDKAFKHLTTLEELQLVDNQIKVITADSFHGLKSLLKLDMRNNLIAMIGDRTFIELVSLKQLDLDQNEIEFISEKALDGMVNLQKLQLCDNKLVTLEPNFLAGATGIYTLDLRDNLLMTFTFENVKPILTNLYNTTSFFYLSEFLYYCSESNNLFSKECEKRWKIEIIGNKLMCDCKLVWMWGLRNQTKNVKLRESLEKLTCLLETNNATMKVTNSHREWNAALKIARKSEDGSIEDYDAYLGDEYESKDGYEDSDSQPEMQTVDGKLYYVKNLFDLKVEELPCPKEKSKKDGKGNKTDSVWRSSSSDLICFDLLLFSLLLFLPVLFN
- the LOC100643941 gene encoding connectin isoform X2, with amino-acid sequence MKLSWIFHHLLILTMMFPTSLAASTRIRSRKKPVKETKEVNICAIRGVQAPMYCYCDNNAIRNATEATCVVLSRFSINDPTWNYFVSQIFLQKLKIVVRTPNGLEYIPVQLLKQLKNLQKITLQDANIDELKESAFSNLPTITEIDLSANSISTLRTHAFENMKNLIVIFLNSNRITEINRETFINLPSIKMLCLNENNISTLHDKAFKHLTTLEELQLVDNQIKVITADSFHGLKSLLKLDMRNNLIAMIGDRTFIELVSLKQLDLDQNEIEFISEKALDGMVNLQKLQLCDNKLVTLEPNFLAGATGIYTLDLRDNLLMTFTFENVKPILTNLYNTTSFFYLSGNKLMCDCKLVWMWGLRNQTKNVKLRESLEKLTCLLETNNATMKVTNSHREWNAALKIARKSEDGSIEDYDAYLGDEYESKDGYEDSDSQPEMQTVDGKLYYVKNLFDLKVEELPCPKEKSKKDGKGNKTDSVWRSSSSDLICFDLLLFSLLLFLPVLFN